The following proteins come from a genomic window of Myroides odoratus DSM 2801:
- the yidD gene encoding membrane protein insertion efficiency factor YidD, with protein MLRKILIAPFILLVRFYQGGISPFFPPTCRYTPTCSHYTIDALKKHGLFKGGWLAIKRISSCGPWGGKGYDPVP; from the coding sequence ATGTTGCGAAAGATACTCATTGCACCTTTTATATTATTGGTGCGCTTTTACCAAGGGGGGATTTCACCGTTTTTTCCACCGACATGCCGCTACACGCCGACGTGCTCGCATTATACGATTGATGCATTGAAGAAACACGGCTTGTTTAAAGGGGGATGGTTAGCAATAAAGCGAATCAGTAGTTGTGGACCCTGGGGAGGGAAAGGGTATGATCCGGTACCTTAA
- the cysS gene encoding cysteine--tRNA ligase — MALYQEQQLKVYNSLSGEKEVFVPIHNGKVGMYVCGPTVYNYVHLGNCRTFISFDLVFRYLKHLGYQVRYVRNITDVGHMVDDADEGEDKIAKRARIEQIEPMEIVQKYTVNFHNILKQFNNLPPSIEPTATGHIIEQIAIIQGIIDNGFAYEVNGSVYFDVEKYNKEHHYGILSGRKIEDLLSNTRDLDGQSDKRNPLDFALWKNAESQHIMRWPSPWGDGFPGWHLECTAMSTKYLGNHFDIHGGGMDLKFPHHECEIAQNEACTGNTPVTVNVWMHANMLTLNGKKMAKSTGNNILPNELFSGENAILSKAFAPAVVRFFMLQAHYRSVLDFSDEAILASERGFNRLMEAVKHSSELPVSAQSTVDIQGWRQQCYDAMNDDFNSPILISHLFEGVRLVNVIKEGKEQINAEDLALFTSLLHAFVFDVLGLESTNIMAANNDKLQGVVSMLIQMRNEARANKDFAMSDHIRDELAKLNIQLKDGKEGTSFSL; from the coding sequence ATGGCATTATATCAAGAACAACAATTAAAAGTTTACAACTCTCTTTCGGGAGAAAAGGAAGTTTTCGTACCGATTCACAATGGAAAAGTAGGAATGTATGTTTGTGGACCAACGGTTTACAACTATGTACATTTGGGAAACTGTAGAACTTTTATCTCTTTTGACTTGGTATTCCGCTATTTGAAACATTTAGGATATCAAGTGCGCTATGTACGTAATATTACGGATGTGGGGCATATGGTTGACGATGCGGATGAAGGAGAGGATAAAATTGCTAAACGCGCGCGTATTGAGCAAATTGAACCGATGGAAATCGTGCAGAAATACACGGTGAATTTCCACAATATCCTGAAACAATTCAACAACTTACCACCGAGTATTGAACCTACAGCAACAGGGCACATCATTGAGCAAATTGCTATTATTCAAGGAATTATTGATAATGGTTTTGCTTATGAAGTAAATGGATCTGTTTACTTTGATGTAGAGAAATACAACAAAGAACACCATTACGGTATCTTAAGTGGACGCAAGATTGAGGATTTACTGTCAAATACAAGAGATTTAGATGGTCAATCGGATAAACGCAATCCATTGGATTTTGCGCTTTGGAAAAATGCGGAGTCTCAACACATCATGCGTTGGCCTTCTCCATGGGGAGATGGATTCCCAGGATGGCACTTAGAGTGTACCGCCATGAGTACTAAATATTTGGGGAATCACTTTGATATTCACGGAGGAGGAATGGATTTAAAATTCCCTCACCACGAATGTGAGATTGCTCAAAATGAAGCATGTACAGGTAATACACCCGTAACCGTAAATGTTTGGATGCATGCTAATATGTTGACGTTAAACGGCAAGAAAATGGCAAAATCTACAGGAAATAATATTTTACCGAATGAGTTATTCTCTGGAGAGAACGCTATTTTAAGTAAAGCATTTGCTCCTGCAGTTGTTCGTTTCTTTATGTTACAAGCACACTACAGAAGTGTATTGGATTTCTCTGATGAGGCTATCTTAGCTTCTGAACGCGGATTCAATCGCTTGATGGAAGCGGTAAAACACAGTAGTGAATTGCCTGTTTCTGCTCAATCTACGGTCGATATTCAAGGATGGAGACAACAGTGTTATGACGCAATGAATGACGACTTCAACAGTCCGATTTTAATCTCTCATCTTTTTGAAGGGGTGCGTTTAGTGAATGTAATCAAAGAAGGAAAAGAGCAAATTAATGCAGAAGACTTAGCCTTGTTTACTTCGTTGTTACACGCATTTGTATTTGATGTATTGGGATTAGAATCAACCAACATCATGGCAGCAAATAACGATAAATTACAAGGCGTTGTGAGCATGTTAATTCAAATGCGTAATGAAGCTAGAGCAAATAAAGATTTCGCTATGTCTGATCACATTCGAGATGAATTAGCGAAGCTAAATATTCAATTAAAAGACGGCAAAGAAGGAACATCCTTTTCTTTATAA
- the folE gene encoding GTP cyclohydrolase I FolE — protein sequence MSLDEKFHDDMGDNHIASSDATPLRSDAFDRTDEEKIELIKKDVENILNTLGLDLTDDSLKGTPNRVAKMFVKEIFGGLNPAKKPSSSTFDNKYKYNEMLVEKNIVVYSTCEHHLLPIVGRAHVAYISNGTVVGLSKMNRIVDFYAKRPQVQERLTIQIVNELKRVLNTEDVACVMDAKHLCVNSRGIKDIESSTVTAEFGGRFKEESVRKEFLDYIKLDTQF from the coding sequence ATGAGTTTAGACGAAAAATTTCATGACGATATGGGAGATAACCACATTGCTTCTAGCGATGCGACTCCATTAAGAAGTGATGCGTTTGATCGCACAGACGAAGAAAAGATAGAGTTAATTAAAAAAGACGTTGAAAATATTTTAAATACACTGGGGTTAGATCTAACTGATGACAGTTTGAAAGGAACGCCAAATCGTGTAGCAAAAATGTTCGTAAAGGAAATTTTTGGTGGATTAAATCCAGCAAAAAAACCAAGTTCTTCTACGTTTGATAATAAATACAAGTACAACGAAATGCTGGTAGAAAAAAACATCGTGGTTTATTCTACTTGTGAGCACCACTTATTGCCAATCGTTGGACGTGCACACGTAGCGTATATTTCAAATGGTACGGTTGTTGGTTTATCTAAGATGAACCGTATTGTTGATTTTTATGCAAAGAGACCGCAAGTACAAGAGCGTTTGACGATTCAAATTGTAAATGAATTAAAACGCGTATTGAATACAGAAGATGTTGCTTGTGTAATGGATGCAAAACATTTATGTGTAAATTCTCGTGGAATTAAAGACATCGAAAGTAGTACGGTTACTGCTGAATTTGGTGGACGTTTTAAAGAAGAAAGCGTAAGAAAAGAATTCTTAGATTATATTAAATTAGATACTCAATTCTAA
- a CDS encoding DUF4377 domain-containing protein, with product MRKTFLIASLVMFAFVSCQEKKDQKEGAEEVIVEETMNQTETPETKEVQNIVTMYVGPKQVDCTGVGPMKCLQVRETEDGEWTLFYSSIQGFEYEEGYNYTLEVRKEDVPNPPADAPSIRYILVKEISKTKA from the coding sequence ATGAGAAAAACATTTTTAATTGCTAGTTTGGTTATGTTTGCTTTTGTAAGCTGTCAAGAGAAAAAAGACCAAAAAGAAGGAGCTGAAGAAGTAATCGTAGAAGAAACGATGAATCAAACAGAAACACCTGAAACAAAAGAAGTACAAAACATTGTAACGATGTATGTAGGACCTAAACAAGTAGATTGTACAGGAGTTGGACCTATGAAATGTTTACAAGTAAGAGAAACAGAAGATGGAGAATGGACGTTATTCTATTCATCAATCCAAGGTTTTGAATACGAAGAAGGGTATAACTACACGTTAGAAGTACGCAAAGAAGACGTACCAAACCCTCCTGCTGATGCACCTTCTATTCGCTATATCTTAGTGAAAGAAATTTCTAAAACGAAAGCATAA
- a CDS encoding GNAT family N-acetyltransferase, giving the protein MIYIETERLILRPYKQEDVAAFIRLNSDPEVMRYFLEKKTPEESEVMMQKFNRNIEADGFGAFAVEEKATQQFIGFIGLNTFTFEMDFAPAVEVLWRLLPEFWNKGYATEGAKACLDFAQKQLNLNRVYAFTTVSNKASEQVMIKSGMTYVKNFNHPLVPVDHPLLEHKLYVKEYN; this is encoded by the coding sequence ATGATATACATAGAAACAGAACGATTAATACTCAGACCATACAAACAAGAAGATGTAGCGGCTTTTATTCGCTTGAATAGTGATCCAGAAGTGATGCGCTATTTTCTTGAAAAGAAAACGCCGGAGGAATCGGAGGTAATGATGCAAAAATTTAACCGCAACATAGAAGCGGATGGATTTGGGGCATTTGCCGTAGAGGAGAAGGCAACGCAACAATTTATCGGTTTTATTGGGTTGAATACTTTTACTTTTGAGATGGATTTCGCTCCAGCAGTAGAAGTGCTTTGGCGTTTATTGCCTGAATTTTGGAACAAAGGCTATGCGACAGAAGGGGCTAAGGCTTGCCTTGATTTTGCGCAGAAGCAATTGAATCTGAATCGCGTATATGCTTTTACTACGGTGTCAAATAAGGCTTCAGAACAGGTGATGATCAAAAGTGGTATGACGTATGTCAAAAATTTTAATCATCCGTTGGTTCCTGTAGATCATCCACTCTTGGAACACAAACTGTATGTAAAAGAATATAACTAG
- a CDS encoding LLM class flavin-dependent oxidoreductase → MEIGISMFGDLRLNKQTNTYQAPQQRLNELIEEIKLMDQVGLDVFGIGEHHRPDYAVSTPDIILAAAASVTEKIKLTSAVTVLSSNDPVRVYQSFSTIDLLSKGRAEITVGRGSFIESFPLFGYNLDDYNELFTEKLNLLLNINATEEPLTWTGKHRASLQAQQVFPRAEKPLDVWIAAGGTPESVLRAAKLGLPLVFAIIGGMPEQYKPFFDYYKAEYLAAGHDPKAMQIATHSHGLVGVDGNQLSKEYFDLYKGQMDRIGASRGWQPYTFEQYEGGRSKDGALFIGDANQVTDKILYHQEMFGLTRWLMHMDLGAPDHQTMMKSIELLGTKVAPAVKKALQQ, encoded by the coding sequence ATGGAAATAGGAATCAGTATGTTTGGAGATTTGCGTTTGAATAAACAAACGAATACTTATCAAGCTCCACAACAACGTTTAAACGAGTTAATTGAAGAAATCAAACTCATGGATCAAGTGGGACTTGATGTGTTTGGAATAGGGGAGCACCACCGTCCAGATTATGCCGTTTCAACTCCCGATATTATTTTAGCTGCGGCAGCTAGTGTTACGGAAAAAATCAAGCTAACTAGTGCAGTAACTGTTTTGAGTTCTAATGATCCGGTTCGCGTGTATCAATCGTTTTCAACCATTGATTTATTGTCGAAAGGACGCGCTGAAATTACGGTTGGACGTGGTAGTTTTATTGAGTCATTTCCGTTGTTTGGTTATAATTTAGACGACTATAATGAGTTATTTACAGAGAAATTAAATCTCTTATTGAATATCAATGCTACGGAAGAACCCTTGACTTGGACAGGGAAGCACCGTGCTTCACTACAGGCTCAACAAGTCTTTCCGCGTGCAGAAAAGCCATTGGATGTTTGGATTGCAGCTGGAGGAACGCCAGAGTCGGTATTGCGTGCTGCTAAATTAGGTTTGCCTTTGGTCTTTGCAATTATTGGAGGAATGCCAGAACAGTACAAGCCTTTCTTTGATTATTATAAAGCAGAATACTTGGCGGCAGGACATGATCCTAAAGCGATGCAAATTGCAACGCATTCCCACGGTTTAGTTGGGGTAGATGGTAATCAATTGTCGAAAGAATACTTTGATTTATACAAAGGACAAATGGACCGCATAGGTGCATCAAGAGGATGGCAACCATATACGTTTGAGCAATATGAAGGAGGTAGAAGTAAAGATGGGGCTTTGTTTATTGGTGATGCCAATCAGGTGACTGATAAAATTTTGTACCACCAAGAGATGTTTGGATTAACCCGTTGGTTGATGCACATGGACTTAGGGGCACCGGATCATCAAACGATGATGAAATCCATCGAATTGTTGGGAACTAAAGTAGCTCCAGCAGTTAAAAAAGCCCTGCAACAATAA
- the lgt gene encoding prolipoprotein diacylglyceryl transferase — protein sequence MSISLATWNVDPEIFRIGDFAVRYYGVLFAIGMILSYQFMKRIFKREQIGIQYLDKLLIYIVVGTVVGARLGHCLFYDFAYYSQHPLEIILPIAKVDGSYHFVGFMGLASHGGAIGVLLSLALFCKRYKTNLLQLLDRLVIAIPITGAFIRFGNFMNSEIYGKPTDSIFGIVFLRDDTISRHPTQLYEAFAYLAVTILLYVLYQKKYSGYKGLLFGLFLILMFTARFVLEYFKENQVAFEDEMALNMGQILSIPFMIVGLGLVIWSLRKPKEESNLRIVDPKGIQDKAEDTEADATQDKTQI from the coding sequence ATGAGTATAAGTTTAGCTACGTGGAACGTAGATCCAGAGATTTTTAGAATAGGGGATTTTGCTGTTCGCTATTATGGTGTATTATTCGCTATTGGTATGATTTTGAGTTATCAATTCATGAAGCGAATTTTTAAACGAGAGCAAATCGGAATTCAATATCTAGATAAACTTTTGATTTATATTGTTGTAGGAACAGTAGTTGGGGCTCGATTAGGGCATTGCTTGTTCTATGATTTTGCCTATTATTCACAACATCCTTTAGAAATTATTTTACCTATTGCCAAAGTAGATGGTAGTTACCATTTCGTTGGTTTTATGGGCTTAGCAAGTCATGGAGGAGCTATTGGTGTATTGTTGAGTTTGGCGTTATTTTGTAAACGATATAAAACGAACTTATTACAACTCTTGGATCGCTTGGTGATTGCAATTCCTATCACTGGTGCATTTATTCGCTTTGGGAATTTTATGAATTCCGAAATTTACGGTAAGCCGACAGATTCTATCTTTGGAATTGTCTTTTTACGTGATGATACTATTTCGAGACATCCAACCCAATTATATGAAGCTTTCGCTTATTTAGCTGTAACGATTCTCTTGTATGTTTTGTACCAAAAGAAATACAGCGGGTACAAAGGATTGCTTTTTGGTCTTTTCTTGATTCTTATGTTTACAGCGCGTTTTGTTCTGGAGTATTTCAAAGAAAATCAAGTTGCCTTTGAGGATGAGATGGCCTTGAATATGGGGCAGATTTTGAGTATTCCGTTTATGATTGTTGGATTGGGTTTGGTTATTTGGAGTTTGCGAAAACCCAAAGAGGAGTCGAATCTGCGTATTGTAGATCCCAAAGGGATACAAGATAAAGCGGAAGATACTGAAGCAGATGCAACACAGGATAAAACACAGATTTAA
- a CDS encoding GNAT family N-acetyltransferase encodes MEIKHEQNESKGAFTAWIDGKKAGEMTYSVAGTAMIIVDATHVDEAFKGQGVGQKLLQEGVVPFAREKGVKVMPLCPFAKAMFDRHAELADLRA; translated from the coding sequence ATGGAAATAAAACACGAACAAAACGAAAGTAAAGGGGCTTTTACCGCTTGGATTGACGGTAAAAAAGCCGGAGAGATGACGTATAGCGTTGCAGGAACTGCTATGATTATCGTTGATGCGACTCACGTAGATGAAGCCTTTAAAGGCCAGGGGGTTGGACAAAAACTGCTCCAAGAAGGTGTTGTGCCATTCGCAAGAGAAAAAGGAGTGAAAGTAATGCCTTTATGCCCTTTTGCTAAAGCCATGTTTGACCGACATGCAGAATTAGCAGATTTACGTGCATAA
- a CDS encoding OsmC family protein yields MEVKVIATLGSTLYQTEVKAGKNSIISDEPADLGGGDTGLNPFELLASSLATCTAATLRMYINMKKWEVGEIIVQVEMEDDKPNQVANFKREITFTGASLDEAQEKRLLAIAERCPVHRIITGNVTIATTLNN; encoded by the coding sequence ATGGAAGTAAAAGTAATAGCCACATTAGGCAGTACCCTATATCAAACAGAAGTAAAAGCAGGAAAAAACAGCATCATCAGCGATGAACCAGCCGATTTGGGTGGTGGAGATACAGGATTGAATCCATTTGAATTATTGGCTTCTTCTTTAGCTACATGTACAGCGGCAACGTTGCGCATGTACATCAACATGAAGAAATGGGAGGTAGGCGAGATTATCGTACAAGTGGAAATGGAGGATGATAAACCCAATCAAGTTGCTAATTTTAAACGTGAAATCACATTTACGGGTGCTTCTTTGGATGAGGCACAAGAGAAAAGACTATTAGCAATTGCCGAAAGATGTCCTGTACATCGAATTATAACAGGGAACGTAACAATTGCAACAACCCTAAATAACTAA
- a CDS encoding pirin family protein — protein sequence MSNVDLVIEERAASIGNFLVGRLLPFRQKRTVGPFAFIDHMGPAAVKEHDNLDVDPHPHIGLSTLTYLFEGSIMHRDSLGSHVEITPGAVNWMTAGRGVVHSERMPVNIRQEKPDTVLHGLQIWIALPKELEEIEPSFVHIEASELPSWQENGVDYKLIAGKALGHESPVPVHSPLYYIEIKSKDAATINIGAGLFGEAALYILEGEVKSGEHTYGNKNILIANDSTLCEFEMAPNTTVYIFGGDPLPEERYILWNFVSHDVERLEKAKQDWIDQNYDAFPLIEGDDKSYVPFPEGMKNFRNKTS from the coding sequence ATGTCAAATGTAGATTTAGTTATTGAAGAAAGAGCGGCAAGTATTGGTAATTTTCTAGTAGGACGATTACTGCCTTTCCGTCAAAAGAGAACTGTAGGTCCCTTTGCCTTTATTGACCACATGGGTCCAGCAGCAGTAAAAGAACATGATAATTTAGATGTTGACCCTCATCCGCATATTGGTTTATCCACGTTAACCTATTTATTTGAAGGCTCCATCATGCACAGAGATAGCTTGGGGAGTCATGTTGAAATTACACCTGGCGCTGTCAATTGGATGACTGCAGGTCGTGGGGTGGTTCACTCAGAACGCATGCCGGTCAATATACGCCAGGAAAAACCAGATACCGTATTGCACGGTTTGCAAATCTGGATTGCTCTACCTAAAGAGCTAGAAGAAATCGAACCTTCATTCGTACATATCGAAGCTAGTGAATTGCCAAGTTGGCAAGAAAATGGAGTGGATTATAAATTAATTGCAGGAAAAGCTTTAGGGCATGAATCTCCTGTTCCTGTGCACAGTCCGTTATACTATATCGAAATTAAATCCAAAGATGCAGCAACAATCAATATTGGTGCGGGTTTATTTGGAGAAGCAGCTCTGTATATTCTCGAAGGAGAAGTGAAAAGTGGAGAACATACCTATGGAAACAAAAACATCTTAATTGCCAATGATAGTACGTTGTGTGAATTTGAGATGGCTCCGAATACGACCGTTTACATTTTTGGAGGAGATCCTTTACCAGAAGAGCGCTACATTCTTTGGAACTTTGTTTCGCATGATGTAGAACGCCTAGAAAAAGCAAAACAAGATTGGATTGACCAAAATTACGATGCTTTCCCTCTTATTGAAGGGGATGATAAGAGTTATGTCCCTTTCCCAGAAGGAATGAAGAATTTTAGAAATAAAACGAGTTAA
- the recG gene encoding ATP-dependent DNA helicase RecG, producing MYNNLLDTPIEYLKGVGPQRGDLLKKELGIFKYSDLLHLYPNRYIDRTRYYKVNELATTLAEVQLVGKIIHLKTVEQKRGKRLVATFTDGTGQLELVWFQGFKWIQENLKLNTPYVIFGKLNHFNYVYSMPHPEMETVEEHKNNIASSMQAVYPSTEKLGARISNKAMNKLMHQLVQETHPLFRDSLPEDFRTKLGLMPMNQAMVNIHFPKNPDELNKAQFRLKFEELFYIQMQLLIKNIARKGKIQGFPFTQVGEYFNTFYNHHLPFPLTNAQKRVIKEIRNDVGAPAQMNRLLQGDVGSGKTIVAFISTLFALDNGFQACIVAPTEILATQHFIGISELAAPLGIQVKLLTGSTKTAERRVIHHDLEEGSLQILIGTHALFEDKVIFKNLGLAIIDEQHRFGVEQRSKLWKKNTIPPHILVMTATPIPRTLAMSLYGDLDISVIDELPPGRKPIQTMHYFEGKRLAVWHFIKQEIAKGRQVYIVYPLIEESETLDYKNLMEGYEGISRDFPLPQYSVSIVHGQMTPAEKDKEMDRFARGETNIMVATTVIEVGVNVPNASVMIIESAERFGLSQLHQLRGRVGRGAEQSFCILMTGDKLSNDSKIRMETMCRTNDGFEISEVDLKLRGPGNIMGTQQSGTLPLKIADIVQDQEILHYARHQAIQLLKEDPTLEQPNHAKIKEKLNRLNQSTSIWNYIS from the coding sequence ATGTATAATAATTTACTTGACACCCCTATTGAATACTTGAAAGGCGTTGGACCTCAACGTGGTGATTTACTCAAAAAAGAGTTGGGTATTTTTAAATACAGTGATTTGCTGCACCTCTATCCCAATCGATATATTGATCGCACGCGTTATTACAAGGTGAATGAGCTTGCAACTACATTAGCAGAAGTGCAATTGGTGGGTAAAATTATTCACCTCAAAACGGTGGAACAAAAACGAGGCAAACGATTGGTCGCTACGTTTACGGATGGCACCGGCCAATTGGAACTTGTGTGGTTTCAAGGGTTCAAATGGATACAAGAAAATTTAAAACTCAATACACCCTATGTTATTTTCGGTAAACTCAACCATTTTAACTATGTGTATTCGATGCCTCATCCTGAGATGGAAACCGTAGAAGAACACAAGAATAATATCGCCTCAAGTATGCAAGCGGTCTATCCTTCTACAGAGAAACTTGGCGCTAGAATATCCAATAAGGCGATGAATAAATTAATGCACCAATTGGTTCAAGAAACGCACCCACTCTTTCGCGATTCTTTACCAGAAGATTTTCGCACGAAGTTGGGATTAATGCCAATGAATCAAGCCATGGTGAATATTCACTTCCCTAAAAATCCAGATGAATTAAACAAAGCGCAATTTCGTTTGAAATTTGAAGAGTTATTTTACATTCAAATGCAATTGCTGATTAAAAATATTGCGCGTAAAGGCAAGATTCAAGGTTTTCCCTTTACGCAAGTAGGCGAATATTTCAATACGTTTTACAACCATCACCTTCCCTTTCCACTGACCAATGCTCAAAAAAGGGTAATTAAAGAAATTCGCAATGACGTGGGAGCTCCCGCCCAAATGAACCGCCTATTACAAGGAGATGTAGGATCGGGAAAAACCATTGTGGCGTTTATCAGTACGCTGTTTGCTTTAGATAATGGGTTTCAAGCGTGTATTGTTGCACCTACTGAAATCTTAGCAACGCAGCATTTTATTGGTATTTCTGAATTAGCTGCTCCCTTGGGAATTCAGGTAAAATTACTCACGGGATCCACTAAAACAGCAGAAAGACGAGTAATTCATCATGATTTAGAAGAAGGTAGCTTACAAATATTGATTGGTACACATGCCCTATTTGAGGATAAAGTAATCTTTAAAAACTTAGGGTTAGCCATTATTGATGAACAGCATCGTTTTGGAGTTGAACAACGCTCCAAACTGTGGAAGAAAAATACAATTCCACCGCATATTTTAGTGATGACGGCTACACCTATTCCGCGAACCTTAGCCATGAGTTTATATGGAGATTTGGATATTTCTGTGATTGATGAATTACCTCCAGGTCGTAAGCCGATTCAAACCATGCATTATTTTGAAGGAAAGCGCTTGGCTGTTTGGCATTTTATCAAACAAGAAATAGCGAAAGGTCGACAAGTGTATATTGTCTATCCTCTGATTGAGGAAAGTGAAACCTTGGATTACAAAAACCTAATGGAAGGATATGAGGGAATTTCAAGAGATTTTCCTCTTCCACAATACAGCGTGAGTATTGTTCATGGGCAAATGACTCCCGCAGAAAAAGACAAAGAAATGGATCGTTTTGCTCGTGGTGAAACCAATATCATGGTTGCCACTACAGTGATTGAGGTGGGTGTAAATGTACCCAATGCCTCTGTTATGATTATTGAAAGTGCGGAACGCTTCGGTTTATCGCAATTACACCAGTTAAGAGGTCGTGTTGGTCGAGGTGCTGAGCAGAGTTTCTGTATCCTTATGACAGGAGATAAATTGAGTAACGACAGTAAAATACGCATGGAAACCATGTGTCGCACCAACGATGGTTTTGAGATTTCTGAGGTAGACTTAAAACTCCGTGGTCCTGGAAATATTATGGGCACTCAACAAAGTGGTACCCTACCGCTAAAGATTGCAGATATTGTACAAGATCAAGAGATTTTACACTACGCAAGACATCAAGCCATTCAATTACTCAAAGAAGATCCAACCTTGGAACAACCCAATCATGCGAAGATCAAGGAGAAATTAAACCGCTTGAATCAAAGTACTAGCATCTGGAATTACATTAGCTAG
- a CDS encoding EamA family transporter has translation MWFVYALLSAFFAALTAIFAKIGVANINSNLATGIRTIIVLFMIWGIVLVKGEAKGISSLSKENLIFLTISGVATGLSWIFYFKALQLGDVSQVAPVDKLSVALSIILAVLFLNESLTLKTAIGAGLIIAGTIVLAIK, from the coding sequence ATGTGGTTTGTTTACGCCTTATTATCTGCTTTTTTTGCCGCACTAACAGCAATATTTGCCAAAATAGGAGTTGCTAATATTAATTCCAATCTAGCAACGGGAATTCGAACCATTATTGTATTATTTATGATCTGGGGAATTGTCTTAGTTAAAGGAGAGGCTAAAGGAATTAGTAGCCTTTCCAAAGAGAATTTAATCTTTTTAACCATTTCAGGTGTTGCTACTGGTTTATCTTGGATTTTTTACTTCAAGGCACTACAGCTTGGTGATGTTTCACAAGTAGCTCCTGTTGATAAATTAAGCGTAGCCTTGTCTATTATTCTTGCCGTTTTATTTCTCAATGAATCACTTACGTTGAAAACCGCAATTGGTGCTGGTTTAATTATTGCTGGAACTATTGTATTGGCCATAAAATAG